Proteins found in one Amycolatopsis umgeniensis genomic segment:
- a CDS encoding alkaline phosphatase D family protein has translation MGQVNRRAVLLGGAAAVSAAALSSTVPSWANARTLAAAPAIRDPFQLGVASGDPLPDSVVLWTRLAPAPLNPDGFGGMPDAAYTVDWEIANDQAFSSVVQKGTATAARASGHSVHIEPAGLEAGREYFYRFKTGGYISPVGRTRTAPAAGAAVDQLKYCFSSCQHWEEGWYHSYKGMLADDPDLVLFLGDYMYEKKSGRAAAERNPRKLAFTDDVTSLAQYRARHAQHKTDADLQNAHAMAPWIVVFDDHEVMNNWNGTTAPATAARKTAGFQAFYENMPIRSTAKPSGASIRLYRQFGWGNLARFHMLDTRQYRNAQVPDPSGSAGPSCTDMRSTSRSILGTAQEAWLLKALETKPAKWDFLGQQVFFATRDGDGNKATCESPDSWQGYEASRDRIAKGIVDRKVPNPIVLTGDVHRHWAADLRRDYFNHSDPVFGSELVTTSVTSNSDTATDPSSAWLSNNPHIKYCRGKRGYVRVTASQTQMRADFMTVSDTSEYDFSKVTLAADRSYVVEAGKPGLQKV, from the coding sequence ATGGGTCAGGTGAACCGGCGGGCCGTACTCCTCGGTGGAGCCGCGGCGGTTTCGGCGGCGGCGTTGTCGTCGACGGTGCCTTCGTGGGCGAACGCGAGAACACTGGCGGCGGCGCCCGCCATCCGCGACCCGTTCCAGCTCGGTGTCGCCTCCGGTGACCCCCTGCCGGACAGCGTCGTGCTGTGGACGCGCCTCGCCCCCGCCCCGCTGAACCCCGACGGTTTCGGCGGTATGCCGGACGCCGCGTACACAGTGGACTGGGAGATCGCGAACGACCAGGCGTTCTCCTCGGTCGTGCAGAAGGGCACCGCGACCGCGGCCCGCGCCTCCGGGCACAGCGTGCACATCGAACCGGCCGGGCTCGAGGCGGGACGCGAGTACTTCTACCGGTTCAAGACCGGCGGGTACATCTCGCCGGTCGGCCGGACCAGGACCGCCCCCGCCGCCGGTGCGGCCGTCGACCAGCTGAAGTACTGCTTCTCCTCCTGCCAGCACTGGGAGGAGGGCTGGTACCACTCGTACAAGGGCATGCTCGCCGACGACCCGGATCTGGTGCTGTTCCTCGGCGACTACATGTACGAGAAGAAGTCCGGCCGCGCGGCCGCCGAACGGAACCCCCGCAAACTGGCCTTCACCGACGACGTGACGTCGCTGGCGCAGTACCGCGCGCGGCACGCCCAGCACAAGACCGACGCCGATCTGCAGAACGCGCACGCGATGGCGCCGTGGATCGTGGTCTTCGACGACCACGAGGTGATGAACAACTGGAACGGCACCACCGCTCCGGCGACTGCGGCGCGCAAGACCGCCGGTTTCCAGGCGTTCTACGAGAACATGCCGATCCGGTCCACCGCCAAGCCGAGCGGTGCCTCCATCCGCCTGTACCGGCAGTTCGGCTGGGGCAACCTCGCCCGGTTCCACATGCTCGACACCCGCCAGTACCGCAACGCGCAGGTGCCCGACCCGTCCGGTTCGGCGGGGCCGTCGTGCACCGACATGCGGTCGACGTCGCGCAGCATCCTCGGCACCGCGCAGGAGGCGTGGCTGCTGAAGGCGCTGGAGACGAAGCCGGCGAAGTGGGACTTCCTGGGCCAGCAGGTCTTCTTCGCCACCCGTGACGGCGACGGCAACAAGGCGACCTGCGAGAGCCCTGACTCCTGGCAGGGTTACGAGGCCTCCCGCGACCGGATCGCGAAGGGCATCGTGGACCGTAAGGTGCCGAACCCGATCGTGCTGACCGGTGACGTCCACCGGCACTGGGCGGCAGATCTGCGCCGCGACTACTTCAACCACAGCGACCCGGTGTTCGGTTCGGAACTGGTGACGACCTCGGTCACGAGCAACAGCGACACCGCGACCGATCCGTCGTCGGCGTGGCTCTCGAACAACCCGCACATCAAGTACTGCCGGGGAAAGCGCGGTTATGTCCGGGTGACGGCTTCGCAAACGCAGATGCGGGCGGATTTCATGACGGTTTCGGACACCAGCGAGTACGACTTCTCGAAGGTGACCTTGGCCGCGGACCGCAGCTACGTCGTCGAAGCCGGTAAGCCGGGGCTGCAGAAGGTCTAG
- a CDS encoding winged helix-turn-helix domain-containing protein, whose protein sequence is MRETPPQASYTRLELGDTSTLPVGVTVSPHISLVSMLVEVVGGYDRGLPAPWRRQVGSAIPEQGYRAASALARRGTSVQPDFIVPISPAADASAAAQTEMLRDLAETDVLKGLEEVFGDHLPPQWRQAADHPRRWVASLADAFTATRLATENLWTRARPLLDREIERIGVASVRGGTDAVLGLLRPHFRFSNGSLLLPDAEPARYTTRGRKLILVPMLAGCRSVVSNFDEEDAIWIGYPLPGLDGLLENGKPEAAPGVDGLDLVVGAHRAKLLRHLGKPARMGEIANLLSCAASTATYHCEQLVSAGLIQRHREGQVVLVVRTPRGDALVDLLS, encoded by the coding sequence ATGCGCGAGACGCCACCCCAGGCCTCTTATACCCGGCTCGAACTCGGTGACACCAGCACGCTCCCCGTCGGTGTGACGGTTTCCCCGCACATCTCACTGGTCTCGATGCTCGTCGAGGTCGTCGGCGGGTACGACCGCGGTCTGCCCGCCCCCTGGCGCCGCCAGGTGGGCTCGGCGATCCCCGAGCAGGGATACCGCGCGGCGAGCGCGCTCGCCCGCCGGGGGACCTCCGTCCAGCCGGACTTCATCGTGCCGATCAGTCCCGCCGCGGACGCTTCCGCCGCCGCCCAGACGGAAATGCTGCGCGACCTGGCGGAAACCGACGTCCTCAAGGGCCTGGAAGAGGTCTTCGGCGACCACCTGCCCCCGCAGTGGCGCCAGGCCGCCGACCATCCGAGACGCTGGGTCGCCTCGCTCGCGGACGCCTTCACCGCGACCCGGCTGGCGACCGAAAACCTGTGGACCAGGGCCCGCCCCCTGCTCGACCGCGAGATCGAACGGATCGGCGTCGCCTCCGTCCGAGGCGGGACGGACGCGGTGCTCGGCCTGCTGCGGCCTCATTTCCGGTTCAGCAACGGCTCCCTGCTGCTGCCCGACGCCGAACCGGCGCGGTACACCACCCGGGGCCGCAAGCTGATCCTCGTCCCGATGCTCGCCGGCTGCCGGTCGGTGGTGTCCAACTTCGACGAAGAGGACGCCATCTGGATCGGCTACCCCCTGCCCGGACTGGACGGCCTGCTCGAGAACGGCAAGCCCGAAGCGGCCCCCGGTGTCGACGGGCTCGATCTGGTCGTCGGCGCCCACCGCGCGAAACTGTTGCGGCACCTGGGAAAGCCCGCCCGGATGGGCGAGATCGCGAACCTGCTGTCCTGCGCCGCGAGCACCGCGACCTACCACTGTGAGCAGCTGGTCTCGGCGGGTCTGATCCAGCGGCACCGCGAGGGCCAGGTCGTCCTCGTCGTCCGGACGCCTCGCGGTGACGCGCTGGTGGATCTGCTGTCCTGA
- a CDS encoding glycoside hydrolase family 88/105 protein gives MSPDPLRAAGLSRRTVLAGTAGALGALALPGTATAAPVDWSRAVVDSTMKRYTPATLGGWGYTRGLYLYGQYLVYRRTGEKPYLDYILAWYDRFVTESGISNGFTNLDAMRSGQMFPLLYTETGQAKYKTAAKQLREKFPSYPRTSDGGMFHATGKTGQLWADGVYMAQPFLALYGKTFGDPAYCYEEAAKNVTVYFDRLKEPTKGLLYHAYDEDGSEPWASGDGRHSKYHWARAIGWLGMTAIDLLEILPAGHPRRKRLVDIVRFLAAGYTRWQDRASGRWFQIVDRGGDKDNWLETSASAMYTFLLSRAVERGHIGAEYRPVAAKGHTGVLSQISAGADGLADIKNISEGTNVGDTAYYYARKRNTNDFHGLGAFLIMNEQLAFPSGAGY, from the coding sequence ATGTCACCGGATCCTCTTCGCGCGGCAGGGCTTTCGCGGCGCACGGTGCTGGCGGGCACCGCGGGCGCCCTCGGCGCGCTGGCCCTGCCCGGCACGGCGACCGCGGCACCGGTGGACTGGTCCCGCGCGGTCGTCGACTCGACGATGAAGCGCTACACCCCGGCCACGCTCGGCGGCTGGGGCTACACCCGCGGCCTCTACCTCTACGGCCAGTACCTCGTGTACCGGCGAACCGGTGAGAAGCCCTATCTCGACTACATCCTCGCCTGGTACGACCGGTTCGTCACCGAAAGCGGAATTTCCAACGGCTTCACCAACCTGGACGCCATGCGCTCCGGGCAGATGTTCCCCTTGCTGTACACCGAAACCGGGCAGGCGAAGTACAAGACGGCGGCGAAACAGCTGCGCGAGAAGTTCCCGTCCTATCCCCGGACGTCCGACGGCGGGATGTTCCACGCCACGGGCAAGACCGGGCAGCTGTGGGCGGACGGCGTGTACATGGCGCAGCCGTTCCTCGCCCTGTACGGCAAGACCTTCGGCGATCCCGCGTACTGCTACGAAGAAGCGGCGAAGAACGTCACCGTCTACTTCGACCGGCTCAAAGAGCCCACCAAGGGCCTGCTCTACCACGCCTACGACGAGGACGGCTCGGAACCGTGGGCCTCGGGCGACGGGCGGCATTCGAAGTACCACTGGGCCCGCGCGATCGGCTGGCTCGGGATGACGGCGATCGACCTCCTCGAGATCCTGCCCGCAGGCCATCCGCGACGGAAACGCCTCGTCGACATCGTCCGGTTCCTCGCGGCCGGCTACACCCGATGGCAGGACAGGGCTTCGGGCCGCTGGTTCCAGATCGTGGACAGGGGCGGCGACAAGGACAACTGGCTGGAGACCTCGGCCTCGGCGATGTACACGTTCCTGCTCTCGCGCGCGGTGGAGCGCGGCCACATCGGCGCCGAATACCGGCCGGTGGCCGCGAAGGGCCACACCGGGGTCTTGTCCCAGATCTCGGCCGGTGCCGATGGATTGGCGGATATCAAGAACATCTCCGAGGGCACCAATGTCGGCGACACCGCGTATTACTACGCACGTAAGCGCAACACCAACGATTTCCACGGTCTCGGCGCGTTCCTCATCATGAATGAGCAACTCGCTTTCCCGAGCGGTGCAGGGTATTGA
- the folP gene encoding dihydropteroate synthase, with amino-acid sequence MNELTFRGRRVARDRALVMAIVNRTPDSFYDKGATFSDPDALAAVARAVEEGADIVDIGGVKAGPGADVGVEEEIRRVVPFVERIRELHPDLVISVDTWRHEVGRRSAEAGADLINDTWAGADPKLAEVAAEFGTGYVCSHTGNAVPRTRPFRVRYPDIVAEVVAETTAHAEAVVALGVPREGVLIDPTHDFGKNTWHSLALLRHARELAGTGWPVLMALSNKDFVGETLGVELAERVDGTLAATAWAVAEGAKVFRVHEVKRTRQVLEMIASIQGTRPPTRAIRGLA; translated from the coding sequence GTGAACGAGCTGACCTTCCGCGGGCGCCGCGTCGCCCGGGACCGCGCCCTGGTCATGGCGATCGTCAACCGCACCCCGGATTCCTTCTACGACAAGGGCGCGACCTTCTCGGATCCGGACGCGCTCGCCGCCGTCGCTCGGGCGGTGGAGGAGGGGGCCGACATCGTCGACATCGGCGGGGTGAAGGCAGGACCCGGTGCCGACGTCGGCGTCGAGGAAGAGATCCGACGGGTGGTCCCGTTCGTCGAGCGGATCCGCGAACTGCACCCCGACCTGGTGATCAGCGTCGACACCTGGCGTCACGAGGTGGGCAGGCGGTCGGCGGAAGCGGGCGCGGATCTGATCAACGACACCTGGGCGGGGGCCGACCCGAAGCTGGCCGAGGTCGCGGCCGAGTTCGGCACCGGTTACGTCTGCTCGCACACCGGGAACGCCGTTCCGCGCACCCGCCCGTTCCGGGTGCGCTATCCGGACATCGTCGCCGAGGTCGTCGCGGAGACGACGGCGCACGCCGAGGCCGTCGTCGCGCTCGGTGTCCCTCGTGAGGGCGTGCTGATCGACCCGACCCACGACTTCGGCAAGAACACGTGGCACAGCCTGGCGCTGCTGCGGCACGCGCGGGAACTGGCCGGCACCGGCTGGCCGGTGCTGATGGCACTGTCCAATAAGGACTTCGTCGGGGAGACGCTCGGCGTGGAACTCGCGGAGCGGGTGGACGGCACCCTCGCCGCCACGGCCTGGGCCGTGGCGGAGGGCGCGAAGGTGTTCCGGGTGCACGAGGTGAAGCGCACCCGGCAGGTGCTGGAGATGATCGCGTCGATCCAGGGGACACGGCCGCCCACGCGCGCGATCCGAGGGCTTGCCTAG
- a CDS encoding sensor histidine kinase — MAGVLTAGIGMGVLAMTLKIADGTHTVLDTTLSTATGFLFLLAGAVAHVRRASNPIGLLIALAGLALFCEDLQFAGDPLAHTVGLALTAASSPVIAHLVLAFPHGTLRSRWERVLALSAYAVVFGAAVLGLLVNDDPKNLAAIAASPEAEQLVKRLLELVGALIGGGVVVVLLYRWLAGRLPQRRLLSPVVAIAVIGAVSTTVGSALGSGHPVSDPLLDVYRISFCLWPLAFLVGVLRARVGNAEMIRLLLERDGSGLAALVQDDEVWKDSRSIDALNAAAGLVLDNQRLAAELEERLVEVQASRARIVAAADDERRRVERDLHDGAQQRLVSIVLLLRMAERRLGNDLTPAVGTLLAGTIDELQATITELRELARGLRPPILTEAGLIPAVRSLLDRIPLAVDLAGADVPRLSGAVEATAYFVVSEAVTNALKHAQAREVRVCIGVEEDGLRVDVHDDGTGEADIDGGSGLHGLRDRVRALGGELTVLGEPGTGSTVSAVIPLGSA, encoded by the coding sequence ATGGCGGGCGTCCTCACAGCGGGCATCGGGATGGGCGTGCTGGCGATGACGCTCAAGATCGCCGACGGCACGCACACCGTGCTCGACACCACCCTGTCGACGGCGACGGGGTTCCTCTTCCTCCTCGCCGGCGCCGTGGCGCACGTGCGCCGCGCCTCGAACCCCATCGGCCTGCTCATCGCGCTGGCCGGGCTCGCGTTGTTCTGCGAAGACCTGCAGTTCGCCGGGGACCCCCTCGCGCACACCGTCGGATTGGCGCTGACGGCCGCGTCCAGCCCGGTGATCGCGCATCTCGTGCTCGCCTTCCCCCACGGGACGCTTCGGTCCCGCTGGGAGCGCGTCCTCGCCCTCTCCGCGTACGCCGTGGTCTTCGGGGCGGCCGTCCTCGGACTGCTGGTCAACGACGATCCGAAGAACCTCGCCGCGATCGCGGCCTCCCCGGAGGCCGAACAGCTGGTCAAACGCCTGCTCGAACTGGTCGGCGCGCTGATCGGCGGCGGTGTCGTCGTGGTGCTGCTCTACCGCTGGCTCGCCGGACGGCTCCCGCAGCGGCGGCTGCTCTCCCCGGTCGTCGCGATCGCCGTGATCGGCGCGGTGAGCACCACGGTCGGCAGCGCGCTCGGCTCCGGGCATCCGGTCTCCGATCCGCTGCTGGACGTGTACCGGATCTCGTTCTGCCTGTGGCCGCTGGCGTTCCTGGTCGGGGTGCTGCGGGCGCGCGTCGGCAACGCGGAGATGATCCGGCTCCTGCTGGAACGCGACGGCTCGGGGCTGGCCGCGCTCGTGCAGGACGACGAGGTGTGGAAGGACAGCCGGTCGATCGACGCGCTCAACGCCGCCGCCGGGCTGGTGCTGGACAACCAGCGCCTCGCCGCGGAACTGGAGGAACGTCTCGTCGAGGTCCAGGCCTCCCGTGCCCGCATCGTCGCCGCCGCCGACGACGAGCGGCGGCGCGTCGAACGGGATCTGCACGACGGGGCGCAGCAGCGGCTGGTGAGCATCGTGCTGCTGCTGCGCATGGCCGAACGCCGGCTCGGGAACGACCTCACTCCGGCCGTCGGGACCCTGCTGGCCGGCACCATCGACGAACTGCAGGCCACCATCACCGAGTTGCGGGAACTCGCGCGCGGGCTGCGGCCCCCGATCCTCACCGAAGCCGGGCTGATCCCCGCCGTCCGGTCACTGCTGGACCGGATCCCGCTCGCCGTCGACCTCGCGGGCGCGGACGTGCCCAGGCTCAGCGGCGCCGTCGAGGCGACGGCGTACTTCGTCGTGTCGGAAGCCGTCACCAACGCCCTGAAACACGCGCAGGCGCGGGAAGTCCGCGTGTGCATCGGTGTCGAGGAGGACGGCCTGCGGGTGGACGTCCACGACGACGGCACCGGCGAGGCCGACATCGACGGCGGCTCCGGGCTGCACGGCCTGCGCGACCGTGTCCGCGCGCTCGGCGGTGAGCTCACCGTCCTCGGCGAGCCGGGTACCGGCAGCACGGTGTCCGCGGTGATCCCGCTGGGCAGCGCCTAG